Proteins encoded within one genomic window of Streptomyces profundus:
- a CDS encoding DUF4081 domain-containing GNAT family N-acetyltransferase encodes MLTTPSVRVIAPQELSPVLAVLDEDPVANAFVTARVLDSRLEPPFLGGEMWGHYRQGRLTALCYAGANLVPIQADDEAVLAFAARARAQGRRCSSIVGPVPATARLWSLLEPHWGPAREVRRRQPLLATRSVPPEVAPDPEVRRMRKDEMPLVLPAAVDMFTEEVGISPLDAEDGGLTYQARVAEIVGAGRCFARVEDGRVVFKAEIGAVTPQCCQLQGVWTAPDRRGEGLATRGLATVLRHALTETAPLVSLYANDFNAPALAVYRRLGFTEVGALMSVLF; translated from the coding sequence GTGCTGACCACTCCTTCCGTCCGGGTCATCGCGCCCCAGGAGCTGAGCCCGGTCCTCGCCGTGCTCGACGAGGACCCGGTGGCCAACGCCTTCGTCACCGCCCGCGTGCTCGACTCCCGCCTCGAACCGCCCTTCCTCGGCGGCGAGATGTGGGGGCACTACCGGCAGGGCCGGCTCACCGCCCTCTGCTACGCGGGCGCCAATCTGGTGCCCATCCAGGCGGACGACGAGGCCGTCCTGGCCTTCGCCGCCCGCGCCAGGGCCCAGGGTCGGCGCTGCTCCTCCATCGTCGGCCCCGTCCCCGCGACCGCCAGGCTGTGGAGCCTGCTGGAACCGCACTGGGGGCCGGCCAGGGAGGTCCGCCGCCGCCAGCCGCTGCTGGCCACGCGCTCCGTCCCGCCCGAGGTCGCCCCCGACCCCGAGGTGCGGCGGATGCGCAAGGACGAGATGCCCCTGGTGCTGCCCGCGGCCGTGGACATGTTCACCGAGGAGGTCGGCATCTCCCCGCTGGACGCCGAGGACGGCGGGCTCACCTATCAGGCCAGGGTCGCCGAGATCGTCGGCGCCGGCCGCTGCTTCGCCCGGGTGGAGGACGGCCGGGTCGTCTTCAAGGCCGAGATCGGCGCCGTCACCCCCCAGTGCTGCCAACTCCAGGGCGTGTGGACCGCGCCCGACCGGCGCGGCGAGGGCCTGGCCACCCGGGGGCTCGCCACCGTGCTGCGGCACGCCCTGACGGAGACCGCCCCCCTGGTCAGCCTCTACGCCAACGACTTCAACGCCCCCGCGCTCGCCGTCTACCGGCGGCTCGGCTTCACCGAGGTGGGCGCCCTGATGAGCGTCCTCTTCTAG
- the ispG gene encoding flavodoxin-dependent (E)-4-hydroxy-3-methylbut-2-enyl-diphosphate synthase, translating into MTAISLGMPSVPTKLAERRVSRQIQVGSVAVGGDAPVSVQSMTTTRTSDIGSTLQQIAELTASGCQIVRVAVPTQDDADALATIARKSQIPVIADIHFQPKYVFAAIDAGCAAVRVNPGNIKQFDDKVKEIARVAGDAGTPIRIGVNAGSLDRRLLAKYGKATPEALVESALWECSLFEEHGFRDIKISVKHNDPVVMVNAYRQLAAQCDYPLHLGVTEAGPAFQGTIKSAVAFGALLSEGIGDTIRVSLSAPPAEEIKVGAQILESLGLRERRLEIVSCPSCGRAQVDVYKLAEEVTAGLDGMEVPLRVAVMGCVVNGPGEAREADLGVASGNGKGQIFVKGEVIKTVPESKIVETLIDEAMKIAEQMERDGVAAGEPEVAVG; encoded by the coding sequence ATGACAGCCATCTCGCTGGGAATGCCGTCAGTACCGACCAAACTGGCCGAACGCCGCGTCAGCCGTCAGATCCAGGTCGGCTCCGTCGCGGTAGGGGGTGACGCCCCGGTCTCCGTGCAGTCGATGACCACCACCCGCACCTCGGACATCGGTTCCACCCTGCAACAGATCGCTGAACTCACCGCCTCGGGCTGCCAGATCGTCCGGGTGGCCGTGCCCACGCAGGACGACGCGGACGCGTTGGCGACGATCGCGCGCAAGTCGCAGATCCCCGTGATCGCCGATATCCACTTCCAGCCCAAGTACGTCTTCGCCGCCATCGATGCCGGCTGCGCCGCGGTCCGGGTCAACCCGGGCAACATCAAGCAGTTCGACGACAAGGTCAAGGAGATCGCCAGGGTCGCCGGCGACGCCGGCACCCCGATCCGGATCGGGGTCAACGCCGGCTCCCTGGACCGGCGGCTGCTCGCCAAGTACGGCAAGGCCACGCCCGAGGCCCTGGTGGAGTCGGCGCTCTGGGAGTGCTCGCTCTTCGAGGAGCACGGCTTCCGGGACATCAAGATCTCCGTCAAGCACAACGACCCCGTGGTGATGGTCAACGCCTACCGTCAGTTGGCCGCGCAGTGCGACTACCCGCTGCACCTGGGCGTCACCGAGGCGGGGCCCGCGTTCCAGGGCACCATCAAGTCCGCGGTCGCCTTCGGCGCCCTGCTCAGCGAGGGCATCGGCGACACCATCCGGGTCTCCCTCTCCGCGCCGCCGGCCGAGGAGATCAAGGTCGGCGCGCAGATCCTGGAGTCCCTCGGCCTGCGCGAGCGCCGCCTGGAGATCGTCTCCTGCCCCTCCTGCGGGCGGGCCCAGGTGGACGTCTACAAGCTGGCCGAGGAGGTCACCGCCGGCCTGGACGGCATGGAGGTGCCGCTCCGCGTCGCCGTCATGGGCTGTGTCGTCAACGGTCCGGGCGAGGCCAGGGAGGCCGACCTCGGCGTCGCGTCCGGCAACGGCAAGGGCCAGATCTTCGTCAAGGGCGAGGTCATCAAGACCGTGCCCGAGTCCAAGATCGTGGAGACCCTGATCGACGAGGCCATGAAGATCGCCGAGCAGATGGAGCGCGACGGCGTCGCCGCCGGCGAGCCCGAGGTCGCCGTCGGCTGA
- the rbfA gene encoding 30S ribosome-binding factor RbfA — translation MADRARAKRLADLIREVVAEKLHRGIKDPRLGTRVTITDTRVTGDLREATVFYTVYGDEADREEVAAGLRSAKGALRSAVGAAAGVKHTPSLTFVPDALPETTRTMDSLFDRTRERDERLRQEAAGATYAAGADPYVKEEAREDDEPATPDAGSEAETDTER, via the coding sequence GTGGCGGACAGGGCGCGGGCGAAGCGGCTGGCTGACCTCATCCGGGAGGTGGTGGCCGAGAAGCTGCACCGGGGCATCAAGGACCCCCGCCTCGGCACCCGGGTCACCATCACCGACACCCGGGTCACCGGGGATCTGCGGGAGGCGACGGTCTTCTACACGGTCTACGGCGACGAGGCGGACCGCGAGGAGGTGGCCGCCGGGCTGCGCAGCGCCAAGGGGGCACTGCGCTCGGCGGTCGGCGCGGCGGCCGGCGTCAAGCACACGCCGAGCCTCACCTTCGTGCCGGACGCGCTTCCCGAGACGACCCGCACCATGGACAGCCTCTTCGACCGGACGCGGGAGCGTGACGAGCGGCTGCGCCAGGAGGCGGCGGGGGCCACCTACGCGGCGGGCGCCGACCCGTATGTCAAGGAGGAGGCCCGGGAGGACGACGAGCCGGCCACGCCGGACGCCGGCTCCGAGGCCGAAACCGACACCGAGCGATGA
- a CDS encoding GNAT family N-acetyltransferase yields the protein MTPSPGEAAVDASDEITVGPLDLASRVDEALAVQAEAFGLSREEVEVRRHIVLRHLATPGSRSLGATLRADGRLVGFVYGMPNDRVQWWSTVVEPYLRREGNEDWLEGSFTITELHVLPAYQHRGIGRRLITTLTDQATEPRSILSAIDTESPARALYRKLGYRDLARRVLFPAAPSPYAVMGAPLPLLRP from the coding sequence ATGACACCTTCTCCCGGTGAGGCCGCAGTGGACGCCTCCGACGAGATCACCGTTGGACCGCTCGACCTGGCCAGCCGGGTGGACGAGGCGCTGGCCGTCCAGGCCGAGGCGTTCGGGCTCAGCCGGGAGGAGGTGGAGGTGCGCCGGCATATCGTGCTGCGCCATCTGGCCACCCCGGGCTCCCGCTCCCTGGGCGCCACGCTGCGCGCGGACGGCCGGCTCGTCGGCTTCGTCTACGGCATGCCCAACGACCGGGTGCAGTGGTGGTCGACGGTCGTGGAGCCCTATCTGCGGCGCGAGGGGAACGAGGACTGGCTGGAGGGCTCCTTCACCATCACCGAGCTCCATGTGCTGCCGGCCTACCAACACCGGGGCATAGGACGCCGGTTGATCACCACGCTCACCGACCAGGCCACCGAGCCCAGGTCGATCCTCTCCGCGATCGACACCGAGTCGCCCGCCCGGGCCCTCTACCGCAAGCTCGGCTACCGCGACCTCGCCCGCCGGGTGCTCTTCCCCGCCGCGCCCAGCCCCTACGCCGTGATGGGGGCACCCCTGCCGCTGCTGCGCCCCTGA
- a CDS encoding aminoglycoside phosphotransferase family protein: protein MAEVMESARGLAPPRRLAEALGQREAGWSAGLPALVEEMCARFALTWERVVEPGGRSSVAVLVRRADGSRAALKLLAPGGPGEPSPAVLELAALRRWDGLGAVRALDAAPEAGALLLERLHGETSLRSLPDAKATLEAVSTLRRLWVEPGEGHPFPSVAEHTAAELPALRAAAASDAGPLVELALAARDELLADPPEELLLHGDFRQGSVLASDAERARWLTVGPRPVVGERAFDLARLVRDRLHDLMASPGAAAIARRRVTRLADSVEADPERLRRWALYRGVASGVRQSAAGRRTDGEALFEFASWL from the coding sequence ATGGCTGAGGTCATGGAGTCGGCACGGGGACTGGCGCCGCCGCGGCGGCTGGCGGAGGCGTTGGGTCAGCGCGAGGCCGGCTGGTCCGCCGGGCTGCCCGCGCTGGTGGAGGAGATGTGCGCGCGCTTCGCGCTGACGTGGGAGCGCGTGGTCGAGCCGGGCGGGCGCAGCAGTGTGGCGGTGTTGGTGCGCCGCGCGGACGGTTCGCGGGCCGCGCTGAAGCTGCTGGCCCCCGGCGGTCCTGGCGAACCGTCGCCCGCCGTCCTTGAGTTGGCGGCGCTGCGCCGCTGGGACGGTCTGGGCGCGGTGCGGGCGCTCGACGCGGCGCCGGAGGCGGGCGCGCTGCTGTTGGAGCGGCTGCACGGGGAGACGTCGCTGCGCTCGCTGCCGGACGCCAAGGCGACGCTGGAGGCGGTGTCGACGTTGCGGCGGCTGTGGGTGGAGCCGGGCGAGGGGCATCCGTTCCCCTCGGTGGCCGAGCACACGGCGGCCGAGTTGCCGGCGCTGCGCGCGGCGGCGGCCTCCGACGCGGGACCGCTGGTGGAGCTGGCCCTGGCGGCCAGGGACGAGCTGCTGGCCGATCCGCCGGAGGAGCTGCTGCTGCACGGGGACTTCCGGCAGGGCTCGGTGTTGGCGTCGGACGCCGAGCGCGCCAGATGGCTGACGGTGGGGCCGCGCCCGGTGGTGGGTGAGCGGGCCTTCGACCTGGCGCGGCTGGTGCGGGATCGGCTGCACGATCTGATGGCGTCGCCCGGCGCCGCCGCGATCGCGCGGCGGCGGGTGACCAGGCTGGCGGATTCGGTCGAGGCCGATCCGGAGCGGCTGCGCCGCTGGGCGCTGTATCGGGGGGTGGCCTCGGGGGTACGGCAGTCGGCCGCCGGGCGGCGGACGGACGGCGAGGCCCTCTTTGAGTTCGCCAGCTGGTTGTGA
- a CDS encoding ferritin-like domain-containing protein, whose product MRSADEEAAPALEATQAALAAEHAAVYGYGVVGARLGEERGDEAREAYEAHRARRDALQGTVRDLGASPVASAAGYALPFEVADEAGAVRLAVELETRLAGAYADLVLVAEGKARREAAGALRDAAVLAARWGGRVEAFPGLTEYREESQGDG is encoded by the coding sequence ATGAGGTCGGCCGACGAGGAGGCGGCGCCGGCGCTGGAGGCGACCCAGGCCGCGCTGGCCGCCGAGCACGCCGCCGTCTACGGCTACGGCGTGGTCGGGGCGCGGCTCGGCGAGGAGCGCGGCGACGAGGCGCGGGAGGCGTACGAGGCGCACCGCGCGCGGCGGGACGCGCTCCAGGGGACGGTGCGGGATCTCGGCGCCAGCCCGGTGGCCTCGGCCGCCGGCTACGCGCTGCCGTTCGAGGTCGCCGACGAGGCGGGCGCCGTGCGGCTGGCCGTCGAGTTGGAGACCAGGCTGGCGGGTGCCTACGCCGATCTGGTGCTGGTCGCCGAGGGGAAGGCGCGGCGCGAGGCGGCGGGCGCGCTGCGCGACGCGGCGGTGCTGGCGGCCCGCTGGGGCGGTCGGGTCGAGGCGTTCCCCGGTCTGACGGAGTATCGCGAGGAGAGCCAGGGGGATGGCTGA
- the infB gene encoding translation initiation factor IF-2 produces MAKVRVYELAKELGVESKVVMAKLQELGEFVRSASSTIEAPVVRKLTDALSAGNGGASRRPAKPGAPKPGGPAPKPGAPRPGAPKPGAPRPGAGAPKPGGPAPKPGGSAPRPGPAAPAPAPQAPAPQTPAAPASPEFTAPQGEAAAPARPAGPRPGQQSPKPAQRPTGPKPGGPQKPSGGKPAGPKPSGGRPAGPRPGNNPFSTGGSTGMARPQQSPRPGPRPAGPAQGGGAPRPGGPSQGGPRPQAPGGGRATPGNMPRPQGGGAGPRPGPGGNRPNPGMMPQRPSAGGRPGGGGPGGRPGGGGGPGARPGGGGGGFAGRGGNRPGGGGGGGGFGGRPGGGGGPGARPGGGGGFAGRPGGFGGRPGGPGGRGGTQGAFGRPGGPARRGRKSKRQRRQEYEAMQAPSIGGVMLPRGKGEVIRLSRGASLTDFAEKINANPASLVQVLFNLGEMVTATQSVSDATLQLLADEMNYTVQIVSPEEEDRELLESFDIEFGEDEGGEDALTSRPPVVTVMGHVDHGKTRLLDAIRKTNVIEGEAGGITQHIGAYQVSTEVNSVDRRITFIDTPGHEAFTAMRARGAKSTDIAILVVAANDGVMPQTVEALNHAKAAEVPIVVAVNKIDVEGADPTKVRGQLTEFGLVAEEYGGDTMFVDISAKQGTNIEGLLEAVILTADATLDLRANPRQAAQGIAIEAHLDRGRGAVATVLVQRGTLRVGDTMVAGDAHGRVRAMLDDAGRNVQEAGPATPVLVQGLTNVPGAGDNFLVVGEDRTARQIAEKRAARERNAAFAKRTRRVSLEDLDKVLAAGEIQQLNLIIKGDASGSVEALEASLLQLDVGEGVDLRVLHRGVGAVTETDIDLAAGSDAIVIGFNVRAEGRATQAAEREGVDVRYYSVIYQAIEEIESALKGMLKPEYEEVELGTAEIREVFRSSKLGNIAGVLIRSGEVRRNTKARLVRDSKVIAENLNIEGLRRFKDDVTEIREGFEGGINLGNFNDIKIDDVIATYEMREKPRA; encoded by the coding sequence GTGGCTAAGGTCCGGGTATACGAGCTCGCCAAGGAGCTTGGAGTTGAGAGCAAGGTCGTCATGGCCAAACTCCAGGAGCTGGGAGAGTTCGTCCGTTCGGCGTCCTCGACGATCGAGGCGCCGGTTGTACGCAAACTGACTGACGCACTGAGTGCGGGCAACGGCGGCGCCAGCCGTCGACCCGCGAAGCCGGGAGCCCCCAAGCCGGGTGGCCCCGCCCCCAAGCCGGGAGCCCCCAGGCCGGGCGCCCCCAAGCCGGGCGCGCCGCGCCCAGGCGCCGGTGCCCCCAAGCCGGGTGGCCCCGCCCCGAAGCCGGGCGGTTCCGCGCCCAGGCCGGGCCCGGCGGCGCCCGCGCCGGCTCCGCAGGCTCCGGCCCCGCAGACGCCGGCCGCCCCGGCGTCCCCCGAGTTCACCGCCCCGCAGGGCGAGGCCGCCGCGCCGGCCAGGCCGGCGGGTCCGCGCCCGGGGCAGCAGTCCCCCAAGCCGGCCCAGCGGCCCACGGGCCCCAAGCCCGGTGGCCCGCAGAAGCCCTCCGGCGGCAAGCCGGCCGGGCCCAAGCCGTCCGGCGGTCGTCCGGCGGGCCCGCGCCCGGGCAACAACCCGTTCTCCACCGGTGGTTCCACCGGCATGGCGCGCCCCCAGCAGTCGCCGCGTCCCGGGCCGCGCCCGGCCGGCCCCGCGCAGGGCGGCGGCGCCCCGCGCCCCGGCGGCCCGTCGCAGGGCGGTCCGCGTCCGCAGGCCCCGGGTGGCGGTCGTGCCACGCCGGGCAACATGCCGCGTCCGCAGGGCGGCGGCGCCGGTCCCCGTCCGGGCCCGGGCGGTAACCGCCCGAACCCGGGCATGATGCCGCAGCGGCCCTCGGCCGGCGGTCGTCCCGGCGGCGGCGGTCCCGGTGGCCGTCCCGGTGGTGGCGGCGGTCCCGGCGCGCGTCCCGGTGGCGGTGGCGGCGGCTTCGCCGGCCGTGGCGGCAACCGTCCCGGCGGCGGTGGCGGCGGCGGTGGCTTCGGCGGCCGTCCCGGTGGTGGCGGCGGTCCCGGCGCGCGTCCCGGTGGCGGCGGCGGTTTCGCCGGTCGTCCCGGTGGCTTCGGCGGCCGTCCCGGTGGTCCGGGTGGCCGTGGCGGCACACAGGGCGCCTTCGGTCGCCCCGGCGGCCCGGCGCGCCGTGGTCGCAAGTCGAAGCGCCAGCGTCGCCAGGAGTACGAGGCCATGCAGGCCCCGTCGATCGGTGGCGTGATGCTGCCGCGCGGCAAGGGCGAGGTCATCCGCCTCTCCCGTGGCGCCTCGCTGACCGACTTCGCCGAGAAGATCAACGCCAACCCGGCGTCCCTGGTCCAGGTGCTGTTCAACCTGGGCGAGATGGTCACCGCGACGCAGTCCGTCTCCGACGCGACGCTGCAACTCCTCGCCGACGAGATGAACTACACCGTTCAGATCGTCAGCCCCGAGGAGGAGGACCGCGAGCTGCTGGAGTCCTTCGACATCGAGTTCGGCGAGGACGAGGGCGGCGAGGACGCCCTCACCTCCAGGCCGCCGGTGGTCACCGTCATGGGCCACGTCGACCACGGTAAGACCCGTCTGCTGGACGCGATCCGCAAGACCAACGTCATCGAGGGCGAGGCCGGCGGCATCACCCAGCACATCGGTGCCTACCAGGTCTCCACCGAGGTCAACAGCGTGGACCGGCGGATCACCTTCATCGACACCCCGGGTCACGAGGCGTTCACCGCCATGCGGGCCCGTGGTGCGAAGTCCACGGACATCGCCATCCTGGTGGTCGCGGCCAACGACGGCGTGATGCCGCAGACGGTCGAGGCGCTCAACCACGCCAAGGCGGCCGAGGTGCCGATCGTGGTCGCGGTCAACAAGATCGACGTCGAGGGCGCCGACCCGACGAAGGTGCGCGGTCAGCTCACCGAGTTCGGGCTGGTGGCCGAGGAGTACGGCGGCGACACGATGTTCGTCGACATCTCCGCCAAGCAGGGCACCAACATCGAGGGCCTGCTCGAAGCGGTGATCCTCACCGCTGACGCCACCCTCGACCTGCGGGCCAACCCCCGCCAGGCGGCCCAGGGCATCGCGATCGAGGCTCATCTGGACCGTGGCCGAGGCGCCGTGGCCACCGTGCTGGTGCAGCGCGGCACGCTGCGGGTCGGCGACACGATGGTCGCCGGCGACGCGCACGGCCGCGTCCGGGCGATGCTCGACGACGCCGGGCGCAACGTCCAGGAGGCCGGCCCCGCCACGCCGGTGCTGGTGCAGGGTCTGACCAACGTGCCGGGCGCCGGGGACAACTTCCTGGTGGTCGGCGAGGACCGCACCGCGCGGCAGATCGCCGAGAAGCGCGCCGCCCGCGAGCGGAACGCGGCGTTCGCCAAGCGCACCCGCAGGGTCTCCCTCGAAGACCTGGACAAGGTGCTCGCGGCCGGCGAGATCCAGCAGCTCAACCTCATCATCAAGGGCGACGCCTCCGGTTCGGTCGAGGCCCTGGAGGCCTCGCTGCTCCAGCTGGACGTCGGCGAGGGTGTCGACCTGCGGGTCCTGCACCGTGGGGTCGGCGCGGTCACCGAGACCGACATCGACCTGGCGGCCGGCTCCGACGCGATCGTCATCGGCTTCAACGTCCGCGCCGAGGGTCGGGCCACCCAGGCCGCCGAGCGCGAGGGCGTGGACGTCCGGTACTACTCGGTCATCTACCAGGCGATCGAGGAGATCGAGTCGGCCCTGAAGGGCATGCTCAAGCCGGAGTACGAGGAGGTCGAGCTGGGCACCGCGGAGATCCGCGAGGTCTTCCGCTCCTCCAAGCTCGGCAACATCGCGGGTGTGCTCATCCGCTCGGGCGAGGTCAGGCGGAACACCAAGGCCCGCCTGGTCCGCGACAGCAAGGTGATCGCGGAGAACCTCAACATCGAGGGTCTGCGCCGCTTCAAGGACGATGTGACGGAGATCAGGGAAGGCTTCGAGGGCGGTATCAACCTCGGGAACTTCAACGACATCAAGATCGACGACGTCATCGCCACCTACGAGATGCGCGAGAAGCCGCGCGCCTGA
- a CDS encoding YlxR family protein, whose protein sequence is MSGRSHAPACPERTCVGCRQRLSRDGLLRVVVIEDRCVPDLRGTLPGRGAYVHPMPACLEQAVRRRAFPRAFRVQGPLDVGPLRSAVGQATPQEP, encoded by the coding sequence GTGTCTGGCCGGAGCCATGCACCAGCCTGCCCTGAGCGCACCTGTGTCGGGTGTCGGCAGCGTCTCTCGCGGGACGGACTGCTGCGTGTGGTGGTGATCGAGGATCGCTGTGTCCCCGATCTTCGCGGTACGCTGCCCGGTCGGGGCGCCTATGTGCATCCCATGCCGGCCTGTCTTGAGCAGGCGGTGCGCCGCCGGGCGTTCCCACGGGCCTTCCGGGTCCAGGGGCCGCTCGACGTCGGACCTCTGCGATCGGCGGTCGGCCAGGCGACACCGCAAGAACCGTAA
- the nusA gene encoding transcription termination factor NusA, with protein sequence MDIDMSALRGLVREKEISFDLLVEAIESALLIAYHRSEGGSRSARVVLDRKTGHVTVWAKEDPEDLPDGDAEAQPKEFDDTPQGFGRIAATTAKQVILQRLRDAEEDVTFGEYAGREGDVVAGVVQQGRDPKSVLVDIGRLEAILPPQEQVPGEEYTHGARVRCYVVRVVKGARGPSVTLSRTHPSLVKKLFELEVPEIADGSVEIAAIAREAGHRTKIAVRSTRPGLNAKGACIGPMGGRVRAVMAELHGEKIDIVDWSDDPAQLVANALSPARVNRVDVVDEAARSARVTVPDYQLSLAIGKEGQNARLAARLTGWRIDIRPDTEQGETAGQ encoded by the coding sequence GTGGATATCGACATGAGTGCCCTCCGGGGGCTCGTCCGGGAGAAGGAGATCTCCTTCGACCTGCTGGTCGAGGCGATCGAGTCGGCTCTTCTGATCGCCTATCACCGCAGCGAGGGCGGCAGCCGTTCGGCGCGGGTGGTGTTGGACCGCAAGACCGGCCATGTGACGGTCTGGGCCAAGGAGGATCCGGAGGATCTCCCGGACGGCGACGCCGAGGCGCAGCCCAAGGAGTTCGACGACACCCCGCAGGGCTTCGGCCGGATCGCGGCGACCACGGCCAAGCAGGTCATCCTGCAACGGCTGCGGGACGCCGAGGAGGACGTCACCTTCGGCGAGTACGCGGGCCGCGAGGGCGATGTGGTGGCCGGCGTCGTGCAGCAGGGCCGTGATCCCAAGAGCGTGCTGGTGGACATCGGCCGTCTTGAGGCCATCCTGCCGCCGCAGGAGCAGGTGCCGGGCGAGGAGTACACGCACGGCGCGCGGGTGCGCTGCTATGTGGTGCGGGTGGTCAAGGGGGCTCGCGGCCCGTCCGTCACGCTCTCCCGCACGCACCCCAGCCTGGTGAAGAAGCTCTTCGAGCTGGAGGTGCCGGAGATCGCCGACGGCTCCGTCGAGATCGCCGCCATCGCCAGGGAGGCCGGCCACCGCACCAAGATCGCGGTGCGGTCGACGCGTCCCGGGCTCAACGCCAAGGGCGCCTGCATCGGCCCGATGGGCGGCCGGGTGCGCGCCGTGATGGCCGAGTTGCACGGCGAGAAGATCGACATCGTGGACTGGTCGGACGATCCGGCCCAGCTGGTCGCCAACGCGCTCTCGCCGGCCCGGGTCAACCGGGTCGACGTGGTGGACGAGGCGGCCAGGTCCGCCCGGGTCACCGTGCCCGACTACCAGCTCTCGCTGGCCATCGGGAAGGAAGGCCAGAACGCGCGCCTGGCCGCTCGGCTGACCGGCTGGCGGATCGACATCCGCCCGGACACCGAACAGGGCGAAACCGCCGGTCAGTAG
- the rimP gene encoding ribosome maturation factor RimP, translating to MSTQIDRLRELVQPLATQHAMDLEEVKITTAGRRRVLAVVVDTDEGVGLDACAELSREVSQALDDTDIMGGTPYVLEVTSPGAERPLTEPRHYRRSAGRLLWLRPHQGADLTARLTEVDDEGVVVEVPGEKGRKPTVRRFAFSEIAKARVELEFNRKAADKQSADSADESLKEA from the coding sequence ATGAGCACCCAGATCGACAGGCTGCGGGAGTTGGTCCAGCCGCTGGCCACCCAGCACGCGATGGATCTTGAGGAAGTGAAGATCACCACGGCTGGGCGGCGCCGGGTCCTGGCTGTGGTGGTCGACACCGACGAGGGCGTGGGGCTCGACGCGTGCGCCGAGCTGAGCCGCGAGGTGTCCCAGGCGCTGGACGACACGGACATCATGGGCGGCACCCCCTATGTGCTGGAGGTCACCTCGCCCGGCGCCGAGCGCCCGCTCACCGAGCCGAGGCACTACCGCCGCTCGGCTGGCCGGCTGCTGTGGCTGCGCCCGCACCAGGGCGCCGACCTCACCGCCCGGCTGACCGAGGTGGACGACGAGGGTGTGGTGGTCGAGGTGCCGGGGGAGAAGGGGCGCAAGCCCACGGTCCGCCGGTTCGCCTTCTCCGAGATCGCCAAGGCGCGGGTCGAGCTGGAGTTCAACCGCAAGGCGGCCGACAAGCAGTCGGCCGATTCCGCTGACGAGAGCCTGAAGGAGGCGTAA
- a CDS encoding DUF503 domain-containing protein: MYTGTLSFDLLLGDVHSLKQKRAVIRPIVAELHRRFRVSVAEVGDQDLHRRATIGLAAVSGDSGHLSGLLDECERLVAGRPEVELLSVRRRIHGEDDE, translated from the coding sequence ATGTATACCGGGACACTGTCCTTTGACCTGCTGCTGGGCGACGTTCACTCGCTCAAGCAGAAGCGTGCGGTAATACGGCCGATCGTGGCCGAACTGCACCGGAGATTCCGGGTGAGCGTCGCCGAGGTGGGCGACCAGGACCTGCATCGCCGGGCGACCATCGGGCTCGCCGCCGTGTCCGGGGACTCCGGGCACCTGTCCGGCCTGCTGGACGAGTGCGAGCGGCTGGTGGCCGGCCGCCCCGAGGTGGAGCTGCTGTCCGTGCGGCGGCGGATCCACGGCGAGGACGACGAGTAG